The genomic stretch AGGTGGCGCTGCGGCGCTGCAGCACCACGACGATCCCGGCGACGATGATCCACACCAGCTCCAGCAGCGTGAGGATCAGGGTCCACGACACGGCGCGATCGTACCTGGTTCGCGCCCGCGCCGCGCGCCACGGGGCCGTGGTAAGCAGCCGCGTGCGCATCGTCGCTGGCACCCTGGGCGGACGGGTCCTGCGCGCGCCGCACGGCGCCCGCACCCGCCCCACGTCCGAGAAGGTCCGCGAGGCCCTGTTCAACCTGCTCGGCCCGGCCGGCCCGGACGATCACATGCTCGATCTCTACGCCGGCTCGGGCGCGGTCGGCCTCGAGGCGCTGTCGCGCGGCGCCGCCTCGGCCACCTTCGTCGAGCGCGACCGGGCCGCGCTGACGGCGCTGCGCGGCAACCTGGCGGCGCTCGCCGTCGGCGATCGCGCCACCGTGGTCGCCGTCGACGTGGCCCGATTCCTGGCCGCGCCCGGCCCCGGCCCGACCTGGCGCTGGGTGTTCCTCGATCCGCCCTACGCCGCCGGCGTGTTCGAGGCCACGCTCGCGGCCCTGCCCCGAGCCCGGCTCACCGCCGACGCGGTGATCGCCGTCGAGCACGCCCACCGCGCTCCACCTCCCGACCGCGTCGGCTTTCTGATACGAACGGACCTGCGCCGCTACGGCGACACCGCCCTGTCGCGCTACCGCCCGGAGGCCCCATGACCGCACCCACGCCGGCCGACCCCGCCAAGCACCTCGTCGCGGTCTACCCGGGCAGCTTCGATCCGATCACCAACGGCCACCTCGACATCCTGCGCCGGGCGCTGGCGATGTTCGATCGGATCGTCGTGACGATCGCGGTCAACCCGCGCAAGCAGCCGCTGTTCTCGGTCGACGAGCGCATCGGCTTCATCCGCGACGCGCTGCCCGAGTACGGGCACCGGCTCGGCTTCGAGTCGTTCGGCGGCCTGCTCGTCGACTTCTGCCGGGCCCAGGGCGCCACGGTGATCGTCCGCGGGCTCCGGGCCCTGGCCGACTTCGAGTACGAGTTCCAGTTCTCGCACATGAACCGGCGCCTGGCCCCGGGCATCGACTCGGTGTTCTTCATGACCGACGAGAAGAACCACTACGTCAGCTCGTCGCTGGTCAAGGAGGTCGCCAGCCTCGGCGGCGACGTCACCGGCCTCGTGCCCCCGGCCGTCGCCCAGGCCCTCGCCACCGTCTACGCGCACAAGGCGTGATCGCGCCCCCACAGCCCTCGGAGACCGCCGTGACCGCTCCCAACTACAAGACCGCCTCGCGCCTCGACGCCATCAAGCCGTCGATCACCCTCGCCGTGACCGCCAAGGCCGCGCGCCTCCGGGCCCAGGGCGTCGACGTGATCAGCTTCGGCGCCGGCGAGCCCGACTTCGACACCCCCGAGCACATCAAGCAGGCGGCGCTCGCCGCGCTCGGGAAGAACGCGGTCGCCCGCTACACCGAGGTCGGCGGCCTGCCGGTCCTGCGCGAGGCGGTCGCCGCCGAGTTCAGCCGGGTCCACGCCACGTCGATCGCCGCCGATCAGGTGCTGGTGTCGTGCGGCGCCAAGCACTCGCTGTACAACCTGTTCATCGCGCTGCTCGATCCCGGCGACGAGGTGATCATCCCGGCGCCGTACTGGGTCAGCTACCCCGACATGGTCATGATGGCCGGCGGCACGCCGGTGATCCTGCCGACCAGCCCCGACGACGACTTCACGGTCCGGCCCGACGCCCTGCGCGCGCGGATCACCCCGCGCACCCGCGCGATCGTGCTCAACAACCCGTCGAACCCGACCGGCGCGGTCTACACGCCCGCCCAGATCGCGGCCCTGGCCGAGGTGATCGTCGAGCAGAACCTGCTGGTCATCTCCGACGACATCTACCGCTCGCTCTGCTACGGCGACGCGGTCTACCAGTCGATGGCGGCGCTCGGGCCCGAGCTCGCCGCCCGCACGATCCTGATCGACGGCGTGTCCAAGACCTACGCCATGACCGGCTGGCGCATCGGCTACACCGCCGCGCCGCCGGCGATCATCAAGGCGATGGCCAAGGTCCAGGGCCAGTCGACCTCGAACCCGACCCACCTGGCGCAGATCGCGGCGCTCGCGGCGCTGACCGGGCCCCAGGCCTGCGTCGAGACCATGCGCACCGCGTTCGACGAGCGCCGCCAGGTGATGGTCGAGCTCCTGCGCGCGATCCCGGGCGTGGCCTGCCGCGAACCCAAGGGCGCGTTCTACGCGTTCCCGGATTTCGGCGCGTTCATCGGCACCCACTTCGCCGACGGCAAGCCGGTCACCGACGACGTCACCCCTGTGCGACTGGCTGGTCGAGCACGCCCGGGTCGCGGTCGTGCCGGGCTCGGGCTTCGGCGCCGCCGGCCACGTCCGCCTGTCGTACGCGTGCAGCATGGACAACATCAAGAACGGCATCGGCCGCCTGCGCGAGGCGCTGCTGGCGCTGCGCTGAGCTCCCAGGAGGCCTGTCGCCAGGCCTCCCCTCGTCGGGGGCAAGCCCCGACGAGCCTCCCCTCCCAGACGCGAGACGGCGGGACCTGTGCTCGACCGAAGATCTCACAAGCCTGTGTTTCCAGGAGGCCTTCGCGGCCTCCTCGTCGGGGCAGCCCCGACGAGCCTCCCCTCCGAGACGCGAGACTCCCGGCGCGTGGACCTGTGCTCGACCGAAAATCTCACCAGCTCTGAGTTTCAGCGGGCCTGTCGCCAGGCTCGCGTTCTCCTCAACGCTCTGCCCAATCGACCATGCCCGACCTCATCACCAGCTCCGACCTGTGGTCGCTGATCGTCGCCGGCGGGCTCGGCGTCGCGCTCGGCGCGCGCCACGCGTTCGAGCCCGATCACCTGGCGGCGGTGTCGACCCTGGTGAGCGAGCGCCCGCGCCCGCGGCAGGCGGCGCTGCTCGGCGCGCTGTGGGGCCTGGGCCACACCGCGGCGCTGGCGCTGATCGGCGTCGTGCTGGTGGTGGCCCGCGCGCAGCTCGCGCCGGCGTTCGAGCGCGGCCTCGAGCTGGTGGTCGCGGCGATGCTGATCGTCCTGGGCACCCGCGGCATCGCCCTGGCCTTGCGCGACGGCCGCCGCGGCGCGGTCCGGGCCCACGCCCACGGCGGCCACACCCACGTCCACGCCGGCCCGCCGGTCCACGTCCACGTGCTGACGCGATCGCTGGCGCTGCGCCCGCTGCTGATCGGCCTGGTCCACGGCGCCGCCGGCTCGGGCGCGCTGGCGGCGCTCGCGCTGGCCGAGATGCCGTCGCCGGCGACCGCGGCCTTGTACGTGCTCTTGTTCGGCCTCGGCTCGATGGTCGGCATGGCCGCGATCAGCGCCGCCGCCGCCGCGTCGATGGCGCGCCTGCCGCTCGGCGCGACCGCCTGGCGCCGGGTCCGCGTCGGCACCGGCGCGCTGGCCGTGGCGATCGGCCTGGCCTGGGGCGCGCTGGCGCTGGCCTGAGCGGCTCGTCCGCGGCGCGGGCCGGGAGCTACGCTGCGCCGGTGACGTTCCCGATCTGGAGGCGCGCCGGTGACTGGTACCAGCTCACGGTCGTCGAGGATCAGGTCCAGGTCAGCTGCGCCTACTCGGTGCGGCGCCGCGCGGCCGCGGCGTTCGCGCTCGACGACGGTCGGCCGGTGCCGATCGCGCGCGCGGCCGGGACCAGGCTCCGGATCGACCACCAGCTGCCGCGTGCGGTCATCGCGCTCGACGACCGCGACGAGGTGAGGTGGACGGCGCGCCTGCCCGACGGGCTCAGCGCCGCCCGTGCCGCGATCCTCGGCGCCGACGCCGCGATCGTTTCGACCGCGCCGACCACCAGCGTGTTCCTGCGCGCCCTCGACGGAGCGTCGGCCGCCGTCCGCGCCACCCCGCTGCGCGACCTCCCGGTGGACGATCTCGACCGCACGAAGGTCTTGCCACCCTACGTGATCACCGCTCCCGGCGACCGTAGCCGCCTGCTGGTGCTCGACCCGCGCACCGGCCGCACGCACGAGACCGCGCTCCCGCGCCGCTGCGCGCCGGCCTACGCGGTGGCTGGTGATCAGGTCTACGTCGTCACGTGGAGCTGGCGGGGCCTCGACGCGGTGATGGCGCTCGATCCCGTCAGCGACGAAATGCGGTGGTGTCAGACCGGCCGGTTCCAGCCGTTCATCGCTGCCGGCGACGGGTTCGTCGCCACCCTGAGCCGCGGCCACAGCCTGGTCATCCTTGACGCGGTCACCGGCGTCGAGCGCTGGCGCTACGGCCTGCCCGCGGCCCGCACCGAACTGGTCGCCGCGGGCCCGGTGGTGCTGGTGACCGGGTGCGACGAGCTGCTGGCCTTCGACGTACGCACGCCGCCGACCACCGAGCGCGCGATCATCCGCGGGCGGTTGACCAAGGTCGTCGACGGCACCATCGCGGGCCGCGCGATCTCGGTCGGCGACGTCGAGGTCCAGGCCGACGACCGCGGCCGCTACACGGCGCGCGTGACCGCCGCCGGTGACGTCGCGATCCACGGCGTCGACGCCGGGCCGTTCGACGCGGTGACCGTGACGCTCGATGGCCGCGGCGACCACGTCGCGCCCGATCTCACGATCGAACCTTCCCGCGTGCGCTACCGGCCCCACGGCCCCTCCGAGATCGTCCGGTACCAGCCGCAGGTCGCGCTGGCCGACCTGCACCGTCACCTCGACGGCTCGCTGCGGTACTGGACCTTGCACGACCTCGCGGCGGCGCGCGGCATCACCGTGCCCCAGACGGTCCGCTTCCGGCCGGGCATGGGGCTCACCGAGGCGCTGGCGTGCTTCCAGCTGACGCTGTCGGTGCTGCAAGCGCTCGACGCGATCCGCGCGGTCGCCCGCGAGGCCTGCGAGGACGCGGCCGGGGACGGGGTGACGACGCTCGAACTCCGGTTCGCGCCGCAGCTGCACGGACATCCGATCGAGGCCGTCGTCGACGCGGCCCTCGACGGGATCGCCGGGCGCGCGGGCCTGATCCTGTGCGCGTTGTACGGCGACGATCCGGACCAGGTCGAGCGGCTGGTCGAGGTCGGCGCGGCGCGCCCGGGCGTGGTCGGAGTCGATCTCGCCGGCTCACCGACGCCCGGCCAGCGCTGGGACCTGGCCAGCTACGCGCCGGCCTTTCGACGTGCGCGCGACCACGACCTCGGGCGCACCGTCCACGCCGGCGAGGGCCGTCCGCCTGCCGAGATCCGCGCGGCGATCGAGCTGCTCCACGCGCAGCGCATCGGCCACGGCACGACACTGCTCGACGATCCGGCGGTGCTCGACCTCGTGCTCGGGCGCGAGATCACGATCGAGGCGTGCCTGACCTCGAACCTGCACACTGGCGCGATCGCGCGCATCGAGGACCACCCGCTGGCGCGCTGGCTCGCGCTCGGCGTGCGCGCCTGCGTCAACACCGACAACACGCTGTTCTCCGACTGCACCGCGCACAGCGAGCTGGCGCGCGCGCGCGGGCTGCCAGGCATGACCGACGCGCTCCTCGCCGCCGCGATCGCGCACGGCCACGCCGGCGCGTTCGCCCTGCGCGGACATCGCCCCGCGCGCTGACCGGGTCGACGCGACCGACCGCGCACGGGCCTCGACGGGGCGCGGCCGCGATCGCGGGGGGCCGCTCAGAACGCGGTCGCGACGCCGAGGCCGCCGCCGAAGTCGCCGGCGCCGTCGCGCGAGCCGTACGACAGCGCGCCGCGCAGGCTGACGCCGCGCTCGAGCTGGTAGGTGACGTCGTACTTGAGGTACAGGCCCGACGACGAGATCAGCACGCCCGGGAGCTCGGTGCGCACGATCGACGCGCCCATCAGCATCGGTGGGGCGGTGTCCCACTGCAGGCGGACCGAGACCGACGGGCCCAGATCGTCGAGCAGCTCGCCCGAGACCGCCAGGTTGGCGCGCCAGGGCTTGCCGAACGTGACGGTGCCGCCCACGCCGCGCATGAACCCGGCGTGCGACACCCCGAGGATCATCCGCGCGTCGGCGTAGACCGACCGGTGCAGGCGCAGCCGCACCTCGGCGGCGCCGTAGCGCGCGGCGTGGCTGACCGAGTCCATGCTGGGATCCTCGCGCGGGGTCTTGCCCTGGATCGCGCCGAAGCCGAAGCCGATCGAGTACAGCGCGCGCGAGATCCGGTGGGTCCAGACCAGCTCGCTGCGCAGGAACTTGTCGTCGTTGCCGTAACGGTTGCCGAAGTCGTGGGCGTCGACGTCGAAGCGCACGGTGTCGGTCCGGCCCTCGGTGCGCACGTGATCGATCGCCGCGAGCCGATCGCTCTCGTCGGGCTCGACCCGCACCAGGTGCGGCGCCTGCTCGCTCGCGAAGTGGATCCGCTCGCCGGCCGGCCCGCGCCCGACCAGGTAGTACTCGGTGCCGGGCGCGCTGACCGCCGACGCCGGGATCGTCGCGTACCAGCCGCCGGTCGACGAGTGGCGGAACGCGACCTCGTCCCAGCGGGTCGCGCCCGGGCCGCGATAGCGCGCGACCAAGAGCGGCTCGGCCCACGCGGCGTCGATCACCGCGGTCAGCTCGACGCGGTGGTCGGCCGGGGCCGTCGCGACCGGGACGTGGAGCACGGTGGCGCGGGCCTCGCCCGACGGGATCGTCGGTGGCGGCGTCGGCGCGCTCGGCTGCGCGCGCGCGACCGCCGGGATCAGCACGACCAGGATGGCAGGTAGAATACGCATGGTCGTCCTCACCAGTCGAAGTTGAGCCCGAGGCCGCCCGAGACGCCGACGTGGTCGATGTCGCGCGCCTGGTACGAGATCCGCACGGACGGGTACACCCAGGCGACGCCGCGCCAGCCGACGTCGGCCAGCAGGCGCACGCCGAAGTCCTCGGGCACCGGCAGATCGGTGACCTGCACCGCCAGCTTGATCGGCACCTTCGGCGTCGGCGCCCACCGGTACAGCGCCTCGAACAGCGTGCCGACGCCGTCGGTGAAGCCGGCGCCGAGCTCGAGGTTGGTGCCGTCCTCGTCGCCGATGCGGGCGCGCAGGCGCAGGCCGTAGCCCTTGCCGAAATCGCAGTCGTTGAGATCGGTGGTGTCGCTGCAGCGGCGGGGCCCGCCGTCGGGCCGGCGGTCGGTGGTGATCAGGCCGGCCTGGGGCCGGACCATCACCGCGAACTGCTTGTACGGCCGGAACTCGAGCTCGGTGTAGACGTAGCTGAAGGTCACCGCGCGGCACCGGAACGTGCCGGCGCTGTCGAGGCACTGCTCGGTGGTATCCGCGTCGATGACGTCCTTGGGTCCGCCGGTGCCCGACATCGTCCCGAAGCCGACCCGGGCGGTGTGGACCAGCGCGCGGAACTCGTACGCGAAGTCGAGCTCGGCCTGCGCGTACTGATCGAAGCCGGCCTCGAGCCCGCCGTCGAAGTCGACGTAGTCGAGCGACGTGTGGATCCGGGTGCGGCCGCGCTCGGGCGCCGCCTCGGCCAGGTCGCGCTCGACCTCGATCGTGCGCGGCGCGTCGGCGCGCCCGAGGATCGGCACGTCGCCGGCGGCGACGTACCAGGCCAGCGTGCCGGTGCGCGCGGCCTCGGCCGGGATGGTCGCGCGCAGGTAGGCGTCGCCGTCGGCGCCGAGGGCGACGCGCTCGTACGAGCCGGCGCCGGGCGCGCGCACGTACAGCCAGACGGTGTCGGCGATCGGCCGCACCACCGTGAACGCCACGCCGATCGGCCGGCCTGGGCTGACGCGCTCGGGCACCGCCGGGTACAGCGCGCCGGCCGGGGCGCCGACCAGCTCGGCCAGCGCGTCGGCCAGCGCCGGCCGACGCTTGACGTCGGCGTCGGGCGCGTTGGCGGCCGCGACCGCGCGATCGAGCGCGTCGGCCTGGCGCTCGAGGCTGACGATCTCGGTCCGGATCGCGGCGGCGTACGGGGTCGTCGGGTGCGCGCCCAGGAACGCCTGCCACAGCGCCGCCCGCTCGCGCGGCGCCAGCCCGAGGGTCTCGCGCCAGCGCGTCGACGCCGCGGTCGCGGCCGCGAGCGCGACCTCGGCCGACGCCCGCGGATCGGCCCCGACCGCGCCGCCACCGCCACCGCCACCGCCACCGCCGCCGCCGCCACCCTCATCCGCGCCGGCGGCCTTCGAGGCCAGCACCTGCTCCGCCCACGGGTCGGCGAACCCGCGCTCGGTGCCGCTGACCCGGATGCGATCACCAGCGCTGACCCGGCCGCGCAGGCCAGGCTCGATCGTCGCCTGGCACACGTGCTCGCCGGCCCGGGTCACGGTCAGGCTGCCGAGCGCGAACGCGTCGCGCAGCGTGCGGCGCGTGACCGGATCGGTGACGACGACCTCGCGCACCAGCTCGAGCTCGGTGCCGGCGCCGACGCCGTCGCGCGCGCCGAGATCGACGAAGACGCTGTCGCCCTCGACGCCGAGCACGACCGGCTCGGCGACCGCGACCGCGGGCGCGGCGGCCGCGGCCAGCGCCAGGCACACGAGGATGGGGATGGTTCGCATGGGAGCCTCGCGACGAGCGATGGGAGTGGTGAAGATGCGGGGCATGGCGCGCTCGCAGGCTAGAAGAAGTCGTAGCTGGCCGACACGCCGGCCGAGGGCCCGCCGATGATCTGATCGCGGGCCGAGTAGCCCACCCGCGCGCCGAGGCGCAGGCCGGTGGGCAGCGGGTAGAACACGTCGTAGAGCAGGCGGATGCCGGTGGCGCGCTCGCTCGACGGCAGGTCGGTGATCTCGACGGTCATCGCCATCGGCACCCGCGGCACCGTGGCCCAGCCGAGCCGGAACGACCCGACCGTGCCGACGTCGGCCATGTACTCGACGGCCGCCGCCAGGTGGTTGCCATCGGCGACGCCGGCCCGGAGCTCGCCGCGCGCGCCGAGCGCGAAGCCGCCCTGGGTGGCCGTGAACATGCCGCGGCCGTCGAAGCGGATGCCCTCGGCCAGGCCGAGGCCCAGCTCGAACCAGCCGCCGACCTTGAAGCCGGCGTCGACCCGACACGGCAGCGGCGCCTGAGGCGCGGTCGAGCAGTCGTCGGGCAGGCTGCGCTCGCCGTTGGGCACGACGCCCTCGAGCCGGGTGTAGCCGATCCGGATCTCCTCGAGCGGGTAGGTCAGCAGGCGGTACGCGAAGTCGAGATCGACCCGGTAGTACCGGTCGGGCACGGTGACGCCCGCGGCGTTCCGCCGCTGGCCGAAGTCGACCCACTCGAACGCGGCGTGACCGCGCGAGCGGCGCCCGCCGGCCCGGGCCAGATCGCGCGCGCGGCGCGCGTCGCGGGCGCTGACCCGCACGATCACCGGGTGGGGCGCGTCCGCGGTCGCGAACTCGGCCACCGGCGCCGGCGCCTCGCCCTCGGCGACGACCGACGGCGTCGACGCCAGGTAGTACTCGAGCCCGGGCGGCGTCACCGCCTCGAGCGGGATCGCCGCGACCCAGCGGCCGCCGGCGGCCTGGGTGAAGCCGACCTCGGCCCACGGCGCGGCGCCGAGCGCGCGGTAGAACACCGTCACGTTGCGAACGCTCGCGTCGGTGATCTCGGCGACCAGCTCGAGCGGCGCGCCGGCCTCGGCCTCGGCCGGCGGCAGGTGGCGCACGCCATCGGCGGCGGCCAGGCCTGGGGCCAGCAGCGCGCACGCGACGAACACGCGGAGGAGCGAGGAGATCATGGCGGACTCCAGAGGACGACCGGGGGCGGAGGCGGAGGAGGGCATGGCGGTCACCAGTCGAACACCAGGCCGGCGCCACCACCGACGCCGGCGTGCGTGGCGGTGCGGCCCTGCCAGGACACGCGCACCGTCGGGCGCACCCACGGCCGCACCTGGTAGCCGACGTCGGTGGCCAGGCGCACGCCGAGGTCACCGTTGCCGGGCTGATCGGTGACCGCCACCGAGATCCCGACCGGCAGGAGCTCGCGCGGCCAGGTCTCGAGCCGCAGGTCCGACGCGAACCCGACCTGCTGCAGCCCCGAGGCGCCGATCGACAGGTTGGTGGCGTCGGGATCGCCGAGCCGGATGCGCCCAGCCGCACCCACGCCGAAGCCCTCGCGCCCGACGCCGGCGATGAAGCGCCCGGCGACGCCGACCGTGACGCCGCGATCGGTCGGCAGCCGCAGCTCGGTCTCGACGTAGCCGTACTGGAACCCGATCACCGGCGCCGGGTTGGCGGCGGTCCAGGACCGGTCCGAGAAGCCGCCGCGCCCGCCGTAGGCGCCGAACCCCAGGCGCACGCCGCCGACGAGGCCGTCGAGGCGGTACAGCACGTCGATCTCGGTCTGCGCGAAGCGGTCGCTGCGATCGAGCGTGGCGCCGGTGCCGTCGGTGCGGTCGTCGAACGTCGCGAAGTCGAGGTAGCTGCCGATGATCGTCAGCTGGGTCCGCCGGCGCGTCGCCGTGAACCGATCGATCGGCGGCGGGGCCGGGACCGCGATCGTCGCCGGCGAGGCGTCGCTGGCGTAGGCGGCGGCGGCGTTGCCGTCGGCGCCGACCGCCTCGACGAAGTACTCGACGCCCGGCGCGACCACGAGCGCCGCCGGCAGCGTGCCGCGCAGGTAGATGTCGTGCTCGCGGGTCAGCTCGACCCGCTCGAACGTGGGCTGGCCGACCGTGCGGACGTGCAGCGACGCCGCCACGACCTCGCGCGGCTCGGCCAGCACGAACGCCAGCGCCACCGGCGCGCCGCCCGCGGCCTCGGTCGGCATCGCGTGTTCGACGTGGAGGTTGACCACGCGCGGGCGCCCGGGCAGATCCGGCGTCATCGCCTGCTGGGTCGCGCGCAGCACCTCGAGATCCGCCCGGACCGCCTCGGCGAACGGCGAGTCGCCGTGCGCGGCCAGCCAGCCCGACCACGCGGCGATGCGCGCCTCGATCGGCTGGGCGGTGGTGCTCCGCCACACCTGGAGCACCTGCGCGGTCTCGGGATCGACGGTCGGCAGCGGCCGGTCGTCGAGCGTCGGCGTCGGCGTCGGCGGCCGCGGCGTCACCGCCTCGGCGCGCTCGACGTAGATCTCGGCGATGTCGCCGACCTTGACCACCTGCAAGAGGTCGGGTGGCAGCGCGATGCGCGTCAGCTGCGCGCCGACGTCGGTCACCGTGCCGTCGCCGAGCGGGAGCCAGTCGTTGACCGGCTTGCGCGTCACCGGGTGCCGCAGCGCGATCGGCCGCTTGAGCCGGATCCGCGCGCCGCTGGTGAGCCCGGCGCCCTCGCCGAGGTTGATGTAGATCTCGCGACGATCGGTCTTCACCACCTGGCCGGCGACGATCACGTCGGCCACGGCCGGCGCGACGGTCAAGGCCAGGGCCAGCGTCACGATCCAGGTGCGCGCGACGATCATGGGGTCACCTCGCGCCAGAACGCGCTCCAGCGATCGCCGGCGTCGCCGGCGTCGGCGTCGTCATCGGCGTCATCGGCGTCATCGGCGTCATCGGCGTCGTCGCCGACGTCCGCGACCGGCGGCCTCGGCGCCACGACCGGCGGCCTCGGCGCCACGACCGGCGGCCGCGGCGCCACGACCGGCGGCCTCGGCGCCACGACCGGCGGCCTCGGCGCCACGACCGGCGGCGCCACCGCGCCCGCCAGGTCCTCATCGAGCTCGGCCCGGGCGATGACCCGATCGCGCTCGAGATCCTCGGCGCGCCGGTCCATGACCAGGCCCGCCCACTCGGTCTCGGCCTCGCGACACCGGTCGGCCGACCGACTGCCCGAGATCGCCGAGCCGATCAGCCCGACCGTGGCGAGCCCGACGATCGCGGCGCCGCCGCCCTCGTCCGCGGCGACCAGCGCCAGCGACGTGATCCCGAGGACCGCCGCGCCGAGGCCGTCGGCGACGACCCCGCCCTTGCCGGTGTTGCAGTCGGGCCGATGATCGACCATGACGGGTCCTGGGCCGGGCCCCTTGGCCGCGGCGATCGCGCAGCCGGAGCCTCCGACCGCGATCCCTACGATGAGCGCGACAGTTCTCATGACGTCCCTCGAGCCCGGCGCGCGGGCCGCCCTGCTCCATCAGCAAGGCCCGGACCAGCCACCACGGCGGCGCAACTCTACGACACTCTTGTCGTCCACCCCGCACGCGGTGGCGCCGTTTGGTGGTGGTTCGACACCTCAGCGGGGAATCGTCGACAACGCCCTGGCAAAGAACGGCGAGTTGACGGCGAGCGCTGCGACGTAGCCGCGCACGTCGGCGAGGGCCTGGGGCCCCAGCCGGGCCAGCGGGACGACGTGGGCGGGTGGCACGAACCGGAAGGTGAAGTTCACCCTCCTGGTGCGAAAGCCGTCGATGCGCGGGGGCAGATCGAGCCCGCGCTTGTGGTCGACGCGCTGGACCCGGTGCAGGAGCTCGTCCTTCCAGCGCCGCCCGCCGAACGCCTGCAGCGACCCGTCGTCGAGCCACTGGGCCCGGACCGGGCGCCGGTCGGCGACCTGGCCGCGGGCGACGAACTGGAACAGCGCGCGCTCGCCCAGCGACAGCGACACGACCGGGCCCGGCTCGAAGTCGCGGTGCTCGCCGACCCGGGCCGCGTCGACCCAGCGATCGCCGTCGCGGCGATCCCCGTAGAAGTTCACCAGGCAGGTGTTCAGGTGCCAGCCGCGCGGCACCTCGGCCGGCGCCAGCCGCGCCCGGACCCGCGCCTCAGCGTCGGCGACGATCGCGGTCAGGCACGCCGGGAACGGCTCGGCGGCGACGCAGCGATCGCGCACGCCCCGGGGCGGCTCGTAGTAGCCGAGGCACGCGAACTGCCAGTTGCCCAGCCAGTACACCGGCCGCAGGAGCGGTCGCTGCGCGCGCCCCGGCGGCGGCGGTCGCACCGTCGAGTAGCGCTGCTCCC from Myxococcales bacterium encodes the following:
- a CDS encoding alpha-ketoglutarate-dependent dioxygenase AlkB, coding for MTPPPAQARPRWPRASDPSERGLLYVPDYLTAPARAAIEAWLATLTPLWEQRYSTVRPPPPGRAQRPLLRPVYWLGNWQFACLGYYEPPRGVRDRCVAAEPFPACLTAIVADAEARVRARLAPAEVPRGWHLNTCLVNFYGDRRDGDRWVDAARVGEHRDFEPGPVVSLSLGERALFQFVARGQVADRRPVRAQWLDDGSLQAFGGRRWKDELLHRVQRVDHKRGLDLPPRIDGFRTRRVNFTFRFVPPAHVVPLARLGPQALADVRGYVAALAVNSPFFARALSTIPR
- the rsmD gene encoding 16S rRNA (guanine(966)-N(2))-methyltransferase RsmD, yielding MRIVAGTLGGRVLRAPHGARTRPTSEKVREALFNLLGPAGPDDHMLDLYAGSGAVGLEALSRGAASATFVERDRAALTALRGNLAALAVGDRATVVAVDVARFLAAPGPGPTWRWVFLDPPYAAGVFEATLAALPRARLTADAVIAVEHAHRAPPPDRVGFLIRTDLRRYGDTALSRYRPEAP
- a CDS encoding urease accessory protein; amino-acid sequence: MPDLITSSDLWSLIVAGGLGVALGARHAFEPDHLAAVSTLVSERPRPRQAALLGALWGLGHTAALALIGVVLVVARAQLAPAFERGLELVVAAMLIVLGTRGIALALRDGRRGAVRAHAHGGHTHVHAGPPVHVHVLTRSLALRPLLIGLVHGAAGSGALAALALAEMPSPATAALYVLLFGLGSMVGMAAISAAAAASMARLPLGATAWRRVRVGTGALAVAIGLAWGALALA
- a CDS encoding PQQ-binding-like beta-propeller repeat protein, whose amino-acid sequence is MTFPIWRRAGDWYQLTVVEDQVQVSCAYSVRRRAAAAFALDDGRPVPIARAAGTRLRIDHQLPRAVIALDDRDEVRWTARLPDGLSAARAAILGADAAIVSTAPTTSVFLRALDGASAAVRATPLRDLPVDDLDRTKVLPPYVITAPGDRSRLLVLDPRTGRTHETALPRRCAPAYAVAGDQVYVVTWSWRGLDAVMALDPVSDEMRWCQTGRFQPFIAAGDGFVATLSRGHSLVILDAVTGVERWRYGLPAARTELVAAGPVVLVTGCDELLAFDVRTPPTTERAIIRGRLTKVVDGTIAGRAISVGDVEVQADDRGRYTARVTAAGDVAIHGVDAGPFDAVTVTLDGRGDHVAPDLTIEPSRVRYRPHGPSEIVRYQPQVALADLHRHLDGSLRYWTLHDLAAARGITVPQTVRFRPGMGLTEALACFQLTLSVLQALDAIRAVAREACEDAAGDGVTTLELRFAPQLHGHPIEAVVDAALDGIAGRAGLILCALYGDDPDQVERLVEVGAARPGVVGVDLAGSPTPGQRWDLASYAPAFRRARDHDLGRTVHAGEGRPPAEIRAAIELLHAQRIGHGTTLLDDPAVLDLVLGREITIEACLTSNLHTGAIARIEDHPLARWLALGVRACVNTDNTLFSDCTAHSELARARGLPGMTDALLAAAIAHGHAGAFALRGHRPAR
- the coaD gene encoding pantetheine-phosphate adenylyltransferase — encoded protein: MTAPTPADPAKHLVAVYPGSFDPITNGHLDILRRALAMFDRIVVTIAVNPRKQPLFSVDERIGFIRDALPEYGHRLGFESFGGLLVDFCRAQGATVIVRGLRALADFEYEFQFSHMNRRLAPGIDSVFFMTDEKNHYVSSSLVKEVASLGGDVTGLVPPAVAQALATVYAHKA